Proteins encoded by one window of Martelella endophytica:
- a CDS encoding XdhC family protein, producing the protein MNEMPFRQTWERAAAGASVQVCEADFPLRAALAADRACLAVITRVEGASYRPAGAAMVITADGTTTGSLSSGCIERDVVLHALAAIETNTPKRLIYGRGSSFIDLQLPCGGGLEITLIPHPSRPVLERAATRLAGRRIAAVAIGEDGRLGEMPTGGDLIVRLVPGLRLLVFGKGPEPRTFAALAKAAGQDVTLYSPDAETRAGIDHAFPLNQGQWPVGVEIDDRTAVALFFHDHDWEPPLLKHALKSPALFVGAQGSARARQKRADALAAEGVCAAALARLARPFGLVASARDPHSLAAGVLAQVMDHARIA; encoded by the coding sequence ATGAACGAGATGCCCTTCAGGCAGACATGGGAACGGGCGGCGGCTGGTGCCTCGGTTCAGGTTTGCGAGGCCGACTTCCCGCTGCGGGCAGCGCTTGCCGCAGACAGAGCCTGCTTGGCGGTGATCACCCGCGTCGAGGGTGCGTCCTACCGTCCCGCGGGCGCGGCGATGGTGATCACGGCGGACGGTACGACGACAGGAAGCCTGTCATCCGGCTGCATCGAGCGCGATGTCGTACTGCATGCTCTTGCGGCCATCGAAACGAACACGCCGAAGCGGCTTATTTATGGCCGCGGGTCGTCGTTCATCGACCTGCAATTGCCATGCGGCGGCGGACTTGAGATCACGCTCATCCCGCATCCGTCGCGTCCCGTCCTCGAACGTGCGGCAACGCGCCTCGCCGGTCGCCGGATTGCCGCCGTCGCGATCGGCGAGGATGGCCGTCTGGGCGAGATGCCGACAGGTGGTGATCTGATTGTCCGGCTGGTTCCGGGCTTGCGGTTGCTCGTTTTCGGTAAAGGTCCGGAGCCGAGGACCTTCGCCGCGCTGGCAAAGGCCGCGGGTCAGGATGTCACGCTCTATTCTCCCGATGCCGAAACGCGCGCGGGTATCGACCACGCCTTTCCGCTCAATCAGGGCCAATGGCCGGTAGGTGTGGAGATCGACGACCGGACTGCAGTGGCGCTGTTCTTCCACGACCATGACTGGGAGCCGCCGCTTCTGAAACACGCCCTGAAGAGCCCGGCCCTTTTCGTCGGCGCCCAGGGCAGCGCGCGGGCGCGGCAGAAGCGGGCGGATGCGCTGGCCGCGGAAGGTGTTTGCGCCGCAGCGCTTGCCCGGCTGGCAAGACCGTTCGGCCTTGTTGCAAGCGCGCGCGATCCGCATTCGCTCGCCGCCGGTGTTCTGGCGCAGGTGATGGACCATGCCCGCATTGCTTGA
- a CDS encoding (R)-mandelonitrile lyase — protein MKRTLVTLALVLAAPAAFAQSMEITRHGDRGGDLGSPDFFTGTAFVAPVFSPEMGDVSAGEVTFLPGARSAWHTHPAGQMLIVTSGTGWVQERGQEKQVMQAGDVVWCPPDVEHWHGATDTTSVTHYAVQQAVDGSAVNWGTKVTDEEFGG, from the coding sequence ATGAAACGGACGCTTGTTACGCTTGCACTTGTTCTTGCCGCACCCGCTGCCTTTGCGCAGTCGATGGAGATTACCCGTCATGGCGATCGTGGCGGTGACCTCGGCAGCCCGGATTTCTTCACCGGCACGGCCTTCGTTGCCCCCGTTTTCTCGCCGGAAATGGGCGATGTCAGCGCCGGCGAAGTGACCTTCCTGCCCGGCGCCCGCTCGGCCTGGCACACGCATCCGGCGGGGCAGATGCTCATCGTCACTTCCGGCACTGGCTGGGTTCAGGAGCGCGGCCAGGAGAAGCAGGTGATGCAGGCTGGCGATGTCGTATGGTGCCCACCGGATGTCGAACACTGGCACGGTGCCACCGACACGACATCCGTGACCCACTATGCCGTCCAGCAGGCCGTCGATGGCTCCGCCGTCAACTGGGGCACCAAGGTGACTGATGAGGAATTCGGCGGCTGA
- a CDS encoding aldo/keto reductase: protein MVLEETYKLSNGLQIPKLALGTWMIDDKDVGKAVKAAIDMGYRHIDTAQAYGNERGVGEAVRNAGIAREELFVTTKLDASHKNYEDAKAAIDGSLKTLGLDHIDLMLIHSPQPWGDFGGEDRYFEGNREAWKALEEAYNDGKLRAIGVSNFEKADLDNLIDNASVKPMIDQVLAHISNTPFDLIDYAKSKGLLVEAYSPVAHGKILDNAEIAAMADKYGVSVPQLSIRYCLELGLLPLPKTANPDHMRTNAAVDFSISEADMETLKNIERIKDYGDASMFPVYGGKM from the coding sequence ATGGTCCTCGAAGAAACTTACAAGCTTTCCAATGGCCTGCAGATCCCGAAGCTGGCGCTCGGCACCTGGATGATCGACGACAAGGATGTCGGCAAGGCGGTCAAGGCCGCGATCGACATGGGCTATCGCCACATCGACACCGCGCAGGCCTATGGCAACGAACGCGGCGTCGGCGAAGCCGTCCGCAATGCCGGCATTGCCCGCGAAGAGCTGTTCGTGACCACCAAGCTCGATGCATCGCACAAGAACTATGAGGACGCGAAGGCGGCCATCGACGGCTCGCTGAAGACTCTCGGCCTCGACCATATCGATCTGATGCTCATTCACAGCCCGCAGCCCTGGGGCGACTTTGGCGGCGAGGACCGCTACTTCGAGGGCAACCGCGAAGCCTGGAAGGCGCTGGAAGAGGCCTATAACGACGGCAAGCTCCGCGCCATCGGCGTATCGAACTTCGAGAAGGCCGACCTCGACAATCTCATCGACAACGCCTCCGTCAAGCCGATGATCGACCAGGTCCTCGCCCATATCAGCAACACGCCGTTCGATCTGATCGACTACGCGAAGAGCAAGGGCCTGCTGGTCGAAGCCTATTCGCCGGTCGCCCACGGCAAAATCCTCGACAATGCCGAGATTGCCGCGATGGCGGACAAATACGGCGTCAGCGTTCCGCAGCTGTCGATCCGCTACTGCCTGGAGCTCGGGCTGCTGCCGCTGCCAAAGACCGCCAACCCGGACCACATGCGCACCAATGCCGCCGTCGACTTCTCGATCTCCGAAGCGGACATGGAGACGCTGAAGAACATCGAGCGCATCAAGGATTACGGCGATGCGAGCATGTTCCCGGTCTACGGCGGCAAGATGTAA
- a CDS encoding zinc-binding dehydrogenase → MALAAAALSPGFAPLAVSLAAVRLLTGSLVLRAIAGFLADAFGWGAVFAIAAVANLLLELDATHTIDPSEDGAAAKVREWTGGGVDLAVELAGAVPALQFALDITRRGGTTVTAGLPNPAARLSLSPVLLTAEERTLKGSYVGSCVPVRDIPRFADMMMQGRLPIEKLMTHRIGLDDINEGFERLAAGEAIRQVIVFD, encoded by the coding sequence GTGGCACTCGCGGCGGCAGCGCTTTCGCCGGGCTTTGCGCCGCTTGCAGTCTCGCTCGCTGCCGTCAGGCTTTTGACCGGCAGCCTCGTTTTGCGGGCGATTGCGGGCTTCCTTGCCGATGCCTTCGGCTGGGGCGCCGTGTTTGCGATCGCGGCCGTTGCCAACCTGCTGCTGGAACTCGACGCCACCCACACCATCGATCCGTCCGAGGATGGCGCTGCGGCAAAGGTCAGGGAATGGACCGGCGGTGGCGTCGACCTTGCCGTCGAACTGGCCGGTGCCGTGCCGGCGCTGCAGTTTGCACTCGACATCACCCGCCGCGGCGGCACCACCGTGACGGCGGGCCTGCCCAATCCGGCGGCGCGTCTGTCGCTTTCGCCGGTGCTGCTGACCGCCGAGGAGCGCACGCTCAAGGGCTCCTATGTCGGCTCCTGCGTGCCCGTGCGCGACATTCCCCGCTTTGCCGACATGATGATGCAGGGCAGGCTGCCGATCGAGAAGCTGATGACCCACCGAATCGGTCTTGACGACATCAATGAAGGCTTCGAGCGGCTCGCCGCCGGTGAGGCGATCCGACAGGTCATCGTCTTCGATTGA
- a CDS encoding FAD binding domain-containing protein has product MRPFSYERAADPAAAAARAGQIEGARFIAGGTNLLDLMKIEVETPAHLIDVNGLGLDEITETGDGGLRIGALVRNTDLAADDRIRRDYGVLTRALVAGASGQLRNKATTGGNLLQRTRCPYFYDTAQVCNKRVPGSGCGALAVGASSRQLGIIGTSDACIATHPSDMAVAMRALDVVVETVNPTGETRTIPLADFHLLPGDTPDKETVLAPGEMITAVTLPAPVGGRHAYHKTRDRASYAFALVSVALIRQPDGSGRVALGGVAPKPWRSDAADAELPNGATAVIAELLKGARPTEENVFKIALAERTLAAMLTED; this is encoded by the coding sequence ATGAGACCGTTTTCCTACGAACGCGCGGCAGACCCCGCCGCAGCCGCTGCCCGCGCCGGCCAGATCGAAGGCGCCAGGTTCATCGCCGGCGGCACCAACCTTCTGGACCTGATGAAGATCGAGGTCGAGACGCCAGCCCACCTCATCGACGTCAACGGTCTCGGGCTTGATGAGATCACCGAGACCGGCGATGGCGGCCTCAGGATCGGGGCGCTTGTGCGCAACACCGATCTTGCCGCCGATGACCGCATTCGCCGCGACTACGGTGTTTTGACACGTGCGCTTGTCGCCGGTGCTTCAGGCCAGCTCCGCAACAAGGCGACGACCGGCGGCAATCTTCTGCAGCGCACTCGCTGTCCCTACTTTTACGATACGGCGCAGGTCTGCAACAAACGGGTTCCCGGTTCTGGCTGTGGCGCTCTGGCCGTGGGCGCGTCCTCGCGCCAACTCGGTATCATCGGCACGTCGGACGCCTGCATCGCCACGCATCCGTCCGATATGGCGGTGGCGATGCGGGCGCTCGATGTGGTCGTCGAGACGGTGAACCCGACAGGCGAGACACGCACCATACCGCTTGCCGACTTCCATCTTCTGCCGGGCGATACCCCCGACAAGGAAACCGTGCTCGCGCCGGGCGAGATGATCACGGCTGTGACCCTGCCGGCGCCGGTCGGCGGCCGCCACGCCTATCACAAGACGCGCGACCGCGCCTCTTATGCCTTTGCGCTGGTCTCGGTCGCGCTCATCCGCCAGCCGGATGGTTCGGGCCGGGTCGCGCTTGGCGGCGTGGCACCGAAGCCGTGGCGCTCGGATGCCGCGGATGCCGAGCTGCCGAACGGCGCAACCGCCGTGATCGCGGAGCTCTTGAAGGGCGCCAGGCCAACCGAAGAGAACGTGTTCAAGATCGCGCTTGCCGAACGCACGCTCGCAGCCATGCTGACGGAGGACTGA
- a CDS encoding cyclophilin-like fold protein — protein sequence MIRIEFIIGDTVLPAMLDDTPAARDFARLLPLDLTLSDYHGTEMVADLGRKLDTTGAPASYKPKTGDITQYSPWSNLAIFTKPFADSRGLIRLGAFDGPIDALNGSDNVEVRIERAD from the coding sequence ATGATCAGGATCGAATTCATCATTGGCGACACGGTATTGCCCGCAATGCTGGACGACACCCCCGCGGCCCGCGATTTCGCCCGGCTTCTGCCGCTGGACCTGACCCTTTCGGACTATCACGGCACCGAAATGGTCGCCGATCTCGGACGGAAGCTCGACACCACCGGCGCTCCGGCGAGTTACAAGCCGAAGACCGGCGACATCACCCAGTATTCGCCCTGGTCCAACCTTGCCATCTTCACCAAGCCCTTTGCGGACTCACGCGGCCTGATCCGGCTCGGCGCATTTGACGGGCCGATCGATGCGCTGAACGGCAGCGACAATGTCGAAGTCCGCATTGAGCGGGCCGATTGA
- the paoC gene encoding aldehyde oxidoreductase molybdenum-binding subunit PaoC gives MDFNQPAGQNLFDNAKVVGKPTTRVDGPLKVTGTAPYAYERHDVVDDQLVGYPLGAGIAKGRILSMDTAHAEQAPGVVAVVTTLDMDALPKDDTNIANLFGGDQVEHYHQAIAVVVARTFEQARAAAAMIRVEYDAAEGDYDLEAAWEKVREDRSDPSSSIGDFDAAFSAAEVRLDATYRTPGQSHTMMEPHATIAAWQEGRLTVWTSNQMINWNRQALATTFDLDPEDVRVDSPYIGGGFGVKLFLRADAVLAALGARKAGRPVKLTLPREMIMNNTTHRAATIQRIRIGAARDGRITAIAHEAISNTLPGGSGENATDQTRHFYAGDNRLIVSHLAEMHLPESNAMRAPGEAAGLMALEIAMDEMAEKLAMDPVEFRAVNDTQTDPEDPDRPFSERHFVECLRQGADAFGWADRNTMPGGRREGFWLIGHGMAGAYRGGPATTSGARVRLQPDGRLIVETDMTDIGTGSYTIIAQTAAETMGLPIDAIEVRLGDSDFPVSSGSGGQWGAASSTGGTYAACIALRAKIAERLQAGAEDLTFADGMVAGNGETRPLAEIAGEGEIVAEDSIAFGDFRSENVVSTFAAHFVEVAVHAGTGETRIRRMLAACDAGRILNPISARSQVIGGMVMGAGAALSEAIAVDRARGYFANHDMAGYEVPVHADIPHQDVIFLDTVDAVSSPLKAKGVGELGLCGVAAAIANAVYNATGVRVRDYPVTLDKIIGGLPAI, from the coding sequence ATGGATTTCAATCAACCTGCAGGACAGAACCTGTTCGACAACGCGAAGGTCGTCGGCAAGCCGACAACCCGCGTCGACGGTCCGCTCAAGGTCACCGGCACGGCGCCATACGCCTATGAGCGGCACGATGTCGTCGATGATCAACTGGTCGGCTATCCGCTTGGCGCCGGAATTGCAAAGGGGCGCATCCTGTCGATGGACACTGCGCATGCCGAGCAGGCGCCGGGTGTCGTTGCCGTCGTCACCACGCTCGACATGGATGCGCTGCCCAAGGATGATACGAATATCGCCAATCTCTTCGGAGGGGACCAGGTCGAGCATTATCATCAGGCGATCGCGGTTGTCGTCGCCCGGACTTTCGAACAGGCCCGCGCCGCCGCGGCCATGATCAGGGTCGAGTATGACGCTGCCGAAGGCGATTACGATCTCGAGGCGGCCTGGGAGAAGGTCCGCGAGGACCGCTCCGATCCGTCGAGCAGCATCGGCGATTTCGATGCCGCCTTTTCCGCAGCCGAGGTCAGGCTTGACGCGACCTACCGCACACCCGGCCAGTCGCACACGATGATGGAGCCGCATGCGACGATTGCGGCGTGGCAGGAAGGCCGGCTGACGGTGTGGACGTCGAACCAGATGATCAACTGGAACCGTCAGGCGCTGGCCACCACCTTCGACCTCGATCCGGAGGATGTGCGGGTGGACAGCCCCTATATCGGCGGCGGCTTCGGGGTGAAGCTGTTTCTGCGCGCCGATGCGGTGCTGGCAGCGCTCGGCGCCCGCAAGGCCGGCCGACCGGTCAAACTGACGCTGCCGCGCGAAATGATCATGAACAACACCACCCACCGCGCCGCAACGATCCAGCGCATCCGCATCGGCGCTGCTCGAGACGGCAGGATCACCGCGATTGCCCATGAGGCGATTTCGAACACGCTTCCCGGCGGAAGCGGCGAGAATGCCACCGACCAGACGCGACACTTCTATGCCGGCGACAATCGACTGATCGTGAGCCATCTGGCCGAAATGCATCTTCCGGAATCGAACGCCATGCGGGCACCGGGCGAGGCCGCTGGCCTGATGGCGCTGGAGATCGCCATGGATGAAATGGCCGAAAAGCTAGCCATGGACCCGGTGGAATTCCGTGCGGTGAACGATACGCAAACCGATCCCGAAGATCCGGATCGCCCGTTCTCCGAACGGCATTTCGTCGAATGCCTGCGCCAGGGCGCCGATGCCTTCGGCTGGGCCGATCGGAACACGATGCCGGGCGGCCGGCGCGAAGGCTTCTGGCTGATCGGCCACGGCATGGCCGGCGCCTACCGGGGCGGGCCGGCGACCACATCGGGCGCACGTGTCAGGCTGCAGCCGGACGGCAGGCTGATTGTCGAAACCGACATGACCGATATCGGCACAGGCTCCTACACGATCATTGCCCAGACGGCGGCCGAGACCATGGGGTTGCCGATCGATGCCATCGAAGTCCGCCTTGGCGACAGCGACTTTCCGGTCTCCTCCGGCTCCGGCGGCCAGTGGGGAGCGGCAAGTTCGACCGGCGGCACCTACGCCGCCTGCATTGCCCTGCGCGCGAAGATCGCCGAACGGCTGCAGGCCGGCGCCGAAGATCTGACATTTGCCGACGGCATGGTTGCGGGTAACGGCGAGACGCGGCCGCTTGCCGAGATCGCCGGCGAGGGCGAGATCGTGGCGGAAGACAGTATCGCGTTCGGCGATTTCCGCAGCGAAAACGTGGTCTCGACCTTTGCCGCGCATTTCGTCGAGGTCGCCGTGCACGCAGGAACGGGCGAGACCCGCATCCGCCGCATGCTGGCGGCCTGCGATGCGGGGCGAATCCTGAACCCAATCAGTGCCCGCAGCCAGGTGATTGGCGGCATGGTGATGGGTGCCGGCGCGGCGCTGTCGGAAGCGATTGCCGTTGACAGGGCCAGGGGTTACTTCGCCAACCATGACATGGCGGGATACGAGGTTCCCGTTCACGCCGACATACCGCATCAGGACGTGATCTTCCTCGATACCGTCGACGCGGTATCATCGCCGCTGAAGGCGAAGGGCGTCGGTGAACTCGGGCTTTGCGGCGTGGCCGCCGCGATCGCCAACGCGGTCTATAATGCGACGGGTGTGCGGGTGCGCGACTATCCGGTCACGCTCGACAAGATCATCGGTGGCCTTCCGGCGATCTGA
- a CDS encoding nucleotidyltransferase family protein — MPALLEERAVIVLAAGASRRFTGGDKLLADFRGKPLVDAPLARAAELPFATRLAVVSSEAVAERARGAGLTPVMIGPGLAQSDSLKAGVAALSPTCRFALILLGDMPFVDPFRLVEIAMRERPTCAGLQGRPMPPALLPRDWFEDIFRLSGDRGAGALLARIPEQARVEWSRQELNDIDHRDQLRSAPFPQTRRHPRG, encoded by the coding sequence ATGCCCGCATTGCTTGAGGAACGCGCCGTCATCGTTCTGGCGGCGGGTGCGTCCCGCCGCTTTACCGGCGGGGACAAGTTGCTTGCGGACTTTCGCGGCAAGCCGCTGGTCGATGCGCCCCTTGCGCGGGCTGCCGAATTGCCCTTTGCGACGCGACTTGCCGTCGTTTCAAGCGAGGCGGTGGCGGAACGCGCCCGTGGGGCGGGGCTGACCCCGGTCATGATCGGCCCCGGGCTTGCGCAGTCGGACAGTCTCAAGGCCGGGGTCGCGGCCTTGTCTCCAACGTGCCGCTTCGCGCTGATCCTGCTCGGCGACATGCCGTTTGTCGATCCGTTCCGGCTTGTCGAGATCGCGATGCGGGAGCGGCCGACCTGCGCCGGGCTTCAAGGCCGCCCCATGCCGCCGGCGCTGCTGCCGCGCGACTGGTTCGAAGACATCTTCAGGCTTTCGGGAGATCGCGGGGCAGGTGCGCTGCTGGCCCGCATTCCCGAGCAGGCTCGCGTCGAATGGTCCAGGCAGGAGCTCAACGATATCGACCACCGCGATCAGCTGCGCTCGGCGCCTTTTCCTCAAACGCGGCGTCATCCTCGTGGTTGA
- a CDS encoding NAD-dependent epimerase/dehydratase family protein: protein MENGEKKLCVAGASGLVGSHIVKAALAAGYQVNGTLRNARDVAKVPHLMALPGAKHRLTLFSADMAESDHFDAALAGCDAVFIACLTPLYKGRDGTPAREMDDTQGWAEIIKPIEDGALNIMRAADRQSVRNVIICSSTSSTNPPEPVAIKNEIDHVSDLDQQIAAKKYTAAEKTVMEAAARSFAEAHGQRLVILLPTLMLGPTILPEHAERAFHKALADMLDGRKGQHDVVPAGSMSVSHLDDVAALFLAGYENPEASGRYFAVYDSWPWRDIYAEIARHVPADGLPAPLDGEPETPTGFDFTRRDSLGVAMRDIPTTLGQTLDWLKTRPFG from the coding sequence ATGGAGAACGGCGAAAAGAAACTCTGCGTCGCCGGCGCAAGCGGTCTTGTCGGGTCGCATATCGTCAAGGCAGCCCTTGCCGCCGGTTATCAGGTCAACGGTACGTTGCGCAATGCGCGCGATGTCGCCAAGGTACCGCATCTGATGGCGCTGCCGGGCGCCAAGCACCGCCTGACGCTGTTTTCGGCCGACATGGCCGAAAGCGACCACTTCGATGCCGCCCTGGCGGGCTGCGATGCCGTGTTCATCGCCTGCCTGACGCCGCTCTACAAGGGCCGCGACGGTACACCGGCGCGGGAGATGGACGACACCCAGGGCTGGGCCGAGATCATCAAGCCGATCGAGGATGGCGCTCTCAACATTATGCGCGCCGCCGACCGGCAGAGTGTCCGTAACGTCATCATCTGCTCCTCGACGAGCAGCACCAATCCGCCGGAACCGGTCGCAATCAAGAACGAGATCGATCACGTTTCCGACCTCGACCAGCAGATCGCCGCGAAGAAATACACCGCTGCCGAGAAAACCGTGATGGAAGCCGCGGCCCGCAGCTTTGCCGAGGCGCACGGCCAGCGACTGGTTATCCTCCTGCCGACGCTGATGCTCGGGCCGACGATCCTGCCGGAACATGCCGAGCGCGCATTTCACAAGGCGCTTGCAGACATGCTCGACGGCAGGAAAGGGCAACACGATGTCGTGCCCGCCGGCTCGATGTCGGTTTCGCATCTCGATGACGTCGCCGCCCTGTTCCTCGCCGGCTACGAAAACCCCGAGGCCTCCGGGCGTTACTTCGCCGTCTACGACAGCTGGCCCTGGCGCGACATCTATGCAGAAATCGCCAGACACGTGCCCGCCGACGGCCTGCCGGCGCCCCTGGACGGCGAACCGGAAACGCCGACCGGCTTCGATTTCACCCGCCGCGACAGCCTCGGCGTCGCCATGCGGGATATTCCGACCACGCTTGGGCAGACGCTCGACTGGCTGAAAACACGGCCTTTCGGCTGA
- a CDS encoding lytic murein transglycosylase produces MAALLSACSSDLVGGVSSVSDPVMRPVPNRGWDAWVAGFKDRARAKGISDATLSAAFAHAGYLPEVIALDRSQTEFTRTLEDYLAIAASDERVAKGRAAYARYRDVLAQIEATYGVDANVVVAIWGLETMYGERRGNIPVVSALSTLAYDGRRGSFFESQLLAALRIIQNGDIAADRMTGSWAGAMGHTQFIPTSYIAYAVDFNGDGRRDIWSDDPTDALASTAAYLSRSGWRKGEAWGGEEGSPGAAYGTTHIQPHAGGPVFVVGPNFNVIKRYNNATSYALGVGYLADRIAGAGPIKGSFPPDSYGFTADQRKALQAGLRSAGYDVGTIDGVFGDKTRAAIAAYQRANGLAVTGEPSMELLRRLG; encoded by the coding sequence ATGGCCGCCCTTCTTTCGGCCTGTTCGAGCGATCTGGTCGGTGGCGTTTCCTCCGTCTCAGATCCGGTGATGCGGCCGGTGCCGAACCGTGGCTGGGATGCTTGGGTGGCCGGTTTCAAGGACCGGGCCAGGGCCAAGGGCATTTCCGACGCGACGCTATCGGCGGCCTTTGCCCATGCCGGATATCTGCCGGAGGTCATCGCGCTCGACCGCAGCCAGACCGAGTTCACCCGCACACTGGAAGACTATCTGGCGATCGCCGCATCCGACGAGCGGGTCGCCAAGGGACGCGCCGCCTATGCCCGCTACCGCGACGTTCTGGCTCAGATCGAGGCGACCTATGGCGTCGATGCCAATGTCGTCGTCGCCATCTGGGGGCTTGAGACGATGTATGGCGAGCGGCGCGGCAATATTCCGGTCGTCTCGGCGCTGTCGACGCTTGCCTATGACGGCCGGCGCGGTTCCTTCTTCGAAAGCCAACTTTTGGCCGCCCTCAGGATCATCCAGAACGGCGACATCGCTGCCGACCGGATGACGGGAAGCTGGGCCGGTGCAATGGGCCATACCCAGTTCATCCCGACCTCCTACATCGCCTATGCCGTCGACTTCAACGGCGACGGGCGACGCGACATCTGGAGCGACGACCCGACCGATGCGCTGGCCAGCACAGCGGCCTATCTCTCCCGCTCCGGCTGGCGCAAGGGTGAGGCCTGGGGTGGCGAGGAGGGCTCACCCGGTGCCGCCTACGGCACCACCCACATCCAGCCGCATGCCGGTGGGCCGGTGTTTGTCGTCGGGCCGAATTTCAACGTCATCAAGCGCTATAACAACGCCACCAGCTACGCGCTCGGGGTCGGTTATCTCGCCGACCGGATCGCCGGCGCCGGCCCGATCAAAGGCAGCTTCCCGCCCGACAGTTATGGTTTCACCGCCGATCAGCGCAAGGCGCTGCAGGCGGGGCTTCGGTCCGCGGGTTACGACGTCGGCACCATCGATGGTGTGTTCGGCGACAAGACCCGTGCCGCGATCGCAGCCTATCAGCGCGCCAACGGGCTGGCCGTAACCGGCGAACCCTCGATGGAACTTCTGCGACGCCTCGGGTGA